A window of Flavobacterium flavigenum contains these coding sequences:
- a CDS encoding glycosyltransferase family 117 protein: MAQFNFNKWNTIIGWFAFAIALITYTLTVEPTMSFWDCGEYIATAAKLEVGHPPGAPLFQMIGAFFAMFAIDNQHVALMVNMMSVFSSAFTILFLFWSSSMILKKIVARFAEIDQNNSIVILGSSFVGALAYTFSDSFWFNAVEAEVYAMASLLIALLFWLGLRWEQDMDKPKGNKWLLIISLVIGLSFGVHFMALLTIPAIGFLYFFKHYEKVTIKNFIIGNIVVIAILLFIFKLLLPLTMAFFGKTEVFMVNSMGLPFNSGTIFVALLFIAFFYFGLKYTKQKGLVFYNTIILCILFILIGFSTWMMLPVRANANTVINENKPSDATEVLAYYNREQYGVNPLFYGPQYTEVFAGLDEKTPYLDKKPNYERDYKTGKYIITNNYKNAEQNSDDNQKTILPRMWSTENGHIQNYINFTNPPLFKINPNYPYEDDLGKYGIDPSQLSEEEYNKAIAQLRNEVEKTVHEFRQAYAQKQIDNEGYVKFLRSYSDYLIIEKPSTVDNFSFMFEYQFGYMYWRYLMWNFVGRQSDVQGKYDNLDGNWISGIKPLDSLHLGSQDNLPSDVLNNKGRNVYYFLPFILGLIGLMYHANKDLKSFYVLLVLFLFTGIALKIYLNERPFEPRERDYALVGSFYVFAIWIGFGVYSLYETIQKYLTPKIAGPFIIAGSLLAAPVLMASQNWDDHDRSNKYTAVAMAKAYLTSCDKDAILFTIGDNDTFPLWYAQEIEGIRTDVKIVNTSLFMTDWYIDQMKAKAYESDPLPISFTHDQYVGDKLDYVAHIPKVETRWDINDFISFIKHPKSTVGLQNGQTIHFYPTNKIRLNIDKSTIIKNKVVNPKYNDSIVPYMDIDIKGSALYKNRLMMLDILANNNWKRPIYFSGGAFDDEDYLWLKDYLQLDGMVYRLVPIKNTPSKDGGPMDMGQIDADKMYNIVTKWDWGNSNGNIYHDPETRRNSITYRTNLSRLMNQLIAEGKTDKAKNIINLAMTKMPLDKYGYYSLVEPFADGYYKVGEKEKAQELLNKLVLKYKENLNYYATLSGGDQSDLAIDIITDIERYRSLLQVMKTNKDLAFYNNHKKTFNTYVNVFERFGREKE, encoded by the coding sequence ATGGCACAATTCAATTTCAATAAATGGAATACAATTATTGGTTGGTTTGCATTTGCAATCGCTTTAATTACCTACACACTAACTGTTGAACCTACTATGAGCTTCTGGGATTGCGGCGAATATATTGCAACAGCTGCCAAACTTGAAGTTGGCCATCCCCCGGGTGCACCTTTATTTCAAATGATTGGTGCCTTTTTTGCCATGTTTGCAATCGACAACCAACACGTTGCACTAATGGTAAATATGATGTCTGTTTTTTCAAGCGCTTTTACCATTTTATTCCTGTTTTGGTCATCCTCTATGATTTTAAAAAAAATTGTAGCACGTTTTGCTGAAATTGACCAAAATAATTCAATTGTAATTTTAGGAAGCTCTTTTGTTGGAGCTTTAGCTTATACATTTTCAGACAGTTTTTGGTTTAATGCTGTTGAAGCTGAAGTTTATGCGATGGCATCATTATTAATAGCTTTGCTTTTTTGGCTTGGATTACGCTGGGAGCAAGATATGGACAAACCAAAGGGAAACAAATGGCTGCTTATTATTTCTCTTGTTATTGGTCTTTCGTTTGGAGTTCACTTTATGGCTCTGTTAACTATCCCTGCTATTGGTTTTCTTTATTTCTTTAAACATTATGAGAAAGTAACCATAAAAAATTTCATTATAGGAAATATTGTAGTGATTGCTATTTTGTTGTTTATTTTTAAATTACTTCTTCCCTTAACCATGGCATTCTTTGGTAAAACCGAAGTATTCATGGTAAACAGCATGGGGTTACCTTTTAATTCAGGAACTATTTTCGTTGCCCTGCTTTTTATTGCTTTCTTTTATTTTGGATTAAAATATACTAAACAAAAAGGATTGGTTTTCTACAATACTATTATTTTGTGTATTTTATTTATCTTAATTGGTTTCTCTACATGGATGATGCTGCCAGTACGTGCCAACGCTAATACAGTGATCAACGAAAACAAACCATCTGATGCTACAGAAGTTTTAGCTTATTATAATCGTGAACAATATGGTGTAAACCCATTGTTTTATGGCCCTCAGTACACCGAAGTTTTTGCCGGATTAGATGAAAAAACACCGTATCTGGATAAAAAGCCAAACTATGAGAGAGATTATAAAACGGGTAAATATATCATTACCAACAATTATAAAAATGCAGAACAAAATAGTGATGATAATCAAAAAACAATTCTGCCTAGAATGTGGAGCACCGAAAATGGACACATTCAGAATTACATTAATTTCACGAATCCTCCTCTGTTCAAAATAAATCCAAATTACCCTTATGAAGATGATTTGGGAAAATACGGAATTGATCCGAGTCAGTTAAGCGAAGAAGAATACAATAAAGCCATTGCGCAATTGCGTAATGAAGTAGAAAAAACAGTGCATGAATTCAGACAGGCTTATGCTCAAAAGCAAATTGACAATGAAGGTTACGTAAAATTTTTAAGAAGTTACAGCGACTATTTAATCATCGAAAAACCATCAACCGTTGATAATTTTAGTTTTATGTTTGAATACCAGTTTGGATATATGTACTGGAGATATCTGATGTGGAATTTCGTGGGACGCCAAAGTGATGTACAGGGCAAATACGATAATCTGGACGGAAACTGGATCAGCGGAATTAAACCGTTAGACTCATTACATTTAGGATCTCAGGATAATTTACCTTCAGATGTTTTAAACAATAAGGGACGAAACGTTTACTATTTCTTACCTTTCATTTTAGGACTTATTGGTCTTATGTACCATGCAAACAAGGATTTAAAAAGCTTTTATGTTCTTTTGGTGCTATTTTTATTTACCGGAATTGCGCTTAAAATCTACCTAAACGAAAGACCATTTGAACCTCGTGAAAGAGATTATGCCTTAGTTGGTTCTTTTTATGTTTTTGCAATCTGGATAGGTTTCGGAGTTTATTCTTTATACGAAACTATTCAAAAATACCTCACACCTAAAATTGCAGGACCCTTTATAATAGCCGGAAGCTTATTAGCAGCACCAGTTTTAATGGCTTCTCAAAACTGGGACGACCATGACAGATCAAATAAATACACAGCTGTTGCTATGGCAAAAGCGTATCTGACATCATGCGATAAAGATGCTATTTTGTTTACCATTGGAGACAACGATACATTTCCCTTATGGTATGCTCAGGAAATCGAAGGCATTCGTACAGATGTAAAAATTGTAAACACCAGCCTTTTCATGACTGACTGGTATATTGACCAGATGAAAGCTAAAGCATACGAATCTGACCCGTTGCCAATATCATTCACGCATGACCAATATGTTGGGGATAAATTAGATTATGTAGCTCACATTCCAAAAGTAGAAACCCGTTGGGATATTAATGATTTTATTAGCTTCATTAAACATCCGAAATCAACTGTTGGTTTACAAAATGGTCAAACAATTCATTTTTATCCTACGAATAAAATTAGGCTCAACATTGATAAAAGCACCATTATCAAAAATAAAGTGGTCAACCCTAAGTACAATGATTCTATCGTACCATACATGGACATTGACATCAAAGGAAGCGCATTATATAAAAATCGCTTGATGATGTTGGATATCTTAGCCAATAATAACTGGAAAAGACCTATTTATTTTAGCGGAGGAGCTTTTGACGATGAAGACTATTTATGGCTAAAAGATTATCTTCAGTTAGACGGAATGGTTTACAGATTAGTCCCAATTAAAAACACACCTTCAAAAGACGGAGGCCCAATGGATATGGGACAAATTGATGCAGATAAAATGTATAATATTGTAACAAAATGGGACTGGGGCAATAGCAACGGCAACATTTATCATGATCCTGAAACCAGAAGAAACAGTATCACTTATCGCACAAACCTTTCCCGTTTAATGAATCAGCTTATCGCTGAAGGAAAAACAGATAAGGCAAAAAACATCATCAATTTGGCAATGACAAAAATGCCATTGGATAAATACGGATATTATTCTTTAGTTGAACCTTTTGCAGACGGCTATTATAAAGTTGGAGAAAAAGAAAAAGCCCAGGAATTGCTAAATAAATTAGTTCTGAAATACAAAGAGAACCTTAATTATTATGCCACTTTGAGCGGAGGCGACCAGTCTGATCTGGCTATTGATATCATAACAGATATTGAACGTTACAGAAGCCTTCTTCAGGTTATGAAAACAAATAAAGATTTAGCTTTTTATAACAACCACAAAAAGACTTTCAACACTTATGTAAATGTCTTCGAGCGTTTTGGAAGAGAAAAAGAATAA
- a CDS encoding DUF4369 domain-containing protein, whose product MKKSIIAIIAIGLLAVSCDKKESKDGLHLTGNIKGLKEGKLYIQRYNDTALVAIDSIKIDGNSAFETNIKLESPEMLYLFLDRGVTNSLDNNIIFFAEPGNINIDANLDNFINGAKITGSKNHELYEEYQKVNSRFKDESLSLIEAKFKALKRQDQKAIDSIVERGDSNIKRKYLFATNFAINHKDHEIAPYIALAEIYDINLKFLDTIQKSMTPKVANSLYGKKLTKYVNEIKKEEKK is encoded by the coding sequence ATGAAAAAATCAATTATTGCAATTATTGCAATTGGCTTATTAGCTGTCTCATGTGACAAAAAAGAATCAAAAGACGGCCTGCATCTTACAGGAAATATAAAAGGATTAAAAGAGGGGAAATTATACATCCAAAGATATAATGACACAGCTTTAGTAGCTATTGACAGTATTAAAATTGATGGAAATTCAGCCTTCGAAACCAATATAAAATTAGAATCACCAGAGATGCTTTATCTATTTCTGGATCGTGGTGTTACCAATTCATTAGACAATAATATTATATTTTTTGCAGAACCGGGCAATATAAATATCGATGCGAATCTGGATAATTTTATCAATGGTGCTAAAATTACCGGATCAAAAAACCATGAATTATATGAAGAGTATCAAAAAGTAAACTCTCGTTTTAAAGATGAAAGCCTTTCATTAATTGAAGCTAAATTCAAAGCCTTAAAAAGACAAGATCAAAAAGCGATTGACAGTATTGTAGAAAGAGGTGATTCGAACATTAAACGAAAATATTTATTTGCTACTAACTTTGCCATTAACCACAAAGATCACGAAATAGCACCTTATATTGCTTTAGCAGAAATTTACGATATCAATCTTAAGTTTTTGGATACTATTCAAAAATCTATGACACCTAAAGTTGCAAATTCCTTATATGGTAAAAAACTTACCAAGTATGTAAATGAAATTAAAAAAGAGGAAAAGAAATAA